The DNA sequence ACGATTGAGCGTGGTGATGTGGCTTCGGACTTCAAGGCGCCGTATGCGGACACCGCAGACTATGCCCTTTATGCACCAGCGGTTGACAGCGCCCGGGTTGCGGGCAACGCATATCTGTTGCAGGGCATGGAGCCGGACGACTTTGCAGCGGCAGATCACAGNNNNNNNNNNNNNNNNNNNNNNNNNNNNNNNNNNNNNNNNNNNNNNNNNNNNNNNNNNNNNNNNNNNNNNNNNNNNNNNNNNNNNNNNNNNNNNNNNNNNTCATCCGTATGTGGACAGTGCTGGTGGGGCGGAGCGTGTTGGCGGGCTGGATCTGAGCGGGCTGGATGAGCGGTATGTTGAGGCGGGTGAGGCGGATGCGATTACCAGCGGGATGATTGCGGACGGGACGATTGAGCGTGGTGATGTGGCGGCTGATTTCAAGGCGCCGTATGCGGACACTGCGGACTATGCGGCGTCTGCGGGAGATGCGCAGACCTTGCAGGGCATGGAGCCGGACGACTTTGCAGCGGCAGATCACAGTCATCCGTATGTGGACAGTGCTGGTGGGGCGGAGCGTGTTGGCGGGCTGGATCTGAGCGGGCTGGATGAGCGGTATGTTGAGGCGGGTGAGGCGGATGCGATTACCAGCGGGATGATTGCGGACGGGGCGGTGACGATGACGAAGATTGATCAGGCGGGTGCGACTGCTGGGCAGGTGCTGAAGTGGAACGGCAGTGCCTGGGCGCCGGCTGCGGATTTGAATGATGATGCCTGGGTGCGGGATAGTAACCAGGACAGTGTGCTGTTCACGGCGCGACAACTGGGTATCGCCCGCGGCAATGCGGACAATGTGCTTTATGGAGCACTTCGGTACACCCATGTGAACTTCGGTGTTGCCTGCACTACCGGTAACTCGAGTTTTGATGTTGCCTACAGCACAGTTGGCGGAGGTGTCAATAATGTAGCGAGCGCTGCTGCTGCTACTGTTGCTGGTGGGGAAAATAATAGAGCTGCCGGTTATATGGCGGTTGTGGCTGGCGGCTATGCTAACAGAGCAGGCGGAACCTATGCTTCGATCGGTGGTGGAAGTAATAATGTTAGCAACGGTAATTATGCAGCTGTTCCTGGCGGGCGCGACAATGTTGCAAGCGGTGATTATTCAATCGTTGCCGGCGGTATGTCTGACACTGCTGCAGCTAATTACAGTTTTGCCGGCGGTTACAACACCCGCGTTCGAGCCAGCGCTGATTACACCTTTGCCTTTGGCGAGGGTTGTTCGACCTCCACTCCGCGGGCAGTAGTATTCTACCATTCGGGCGGAACAACAAAACTCGGGGTCGGAGTACAGAATCCTCAGTATCCGATTCATGTTCAGGGTGGTGCTTATTGCGACGGTACCAGCTGGGTGGATGCCAGCTCACGTCTCCTGAAGAAGGATATCAGGGTTCTGACACCGGAAGAGGTGAAGGCGATTCTGGAGGAGTTGAAGCGGATTCAGGTAGTGCGTTTCCGTTATAAATCGGATATCAAAGGTGAAGAGCATATTGGTGTGATTGCTGAAGATGCGCCGGAACTGCTGGCAACACCGAACCGGGATGGTATCAACACCGGTGACGCCATCGGTTTCCTGCTAGCAGCAATCCAAGCAGTCTGTGAGCAGAACCAGGAACTCCGGCAGGAGCTTGAAGCTTTGAAAGCACAGCTTCAGGAAGGCAGGTAAACCATGATGGGCAGGAGATGGATAGCTCTGGGATTTCTTCTGCTGACCAGTTCCTGGCTCTGGGCTCAGTCTTACCGCTGTGACTGGCAGGTGACAGCGGTTGGCGGTGGAATGCTCGCAGGTGGTTACCGCTGTGGCGTTACCGTTGGACAGACAGCAACCGGGTTGATGAGTGGTCCTAACCTGCTGGCACTGGCCGGTTTCTGGCAGCCAGAGGTCACCACGGGTATTGCCGAAAAGGACCGGTTCTGGCAGGAAGGGGCAGTAGCTAATGAAACCCGGTTGTATCCGGTGTTGCCCAATCCATTCTCCGGTGCGACCAGAATCCGATATACGCTTAACTGTGAACAGCGGACACTGGTGCAGATTTGTGATATCAGCGGCCGAGTAGTAAGGACACTGGTGAATTCGGTTCAGCCTGCTGGTACATATACACTGACTTGGGATACAAGAGACAACGCCGGGCGCGAGGTTGCTGCCGGTATTTACTTCTGCCGGTTTTCTGCCGGTGGTTACCGGCGCAGCACCAAGCTCGTGCTCCAGCGTTAAAAGAACAACAGAGATCAACACGGGGCGGCGTTTTTGCCGCCCCTTTTTTGTCATATTTGACCGGAGTGTATCGGATGCTATAATTTTTTCTCATGTCGGGATTTTCTAAAACAGGTTCCCTAGCGGAAATCGCTGGCAGGCCCTTCTGGTTTAATGCGGAAAATTTTGTTGCCGGACTGCGCCGAGTAAGTATCTTTGCAGGGGGATATGGTTCGGGCAAGAGCGAAATTGCGGTCAATTTTGCTCTGAGTTTGACAGAGCTGGGCACGCCAGTAACGATTGCTGATCTGGATATCGTTAATCCCTATTTCCGGAGCCGGGAGGCGAGGCAGGTTCTTGAGCAATGGGGAGTCCGGGTGCTGATGCCGCCGGTAACGGTGATGGAGACCGATCTGCCGATGATCGGAGCCGAAATTCGCGGTGCAATGGTTTCGGGAGCAGGTTTTCTGATTTTGGACTTGGGCGGGGATCCAGTAGGTGCCCGGGTGATGGCAAGTCTGAGCCATGGTATAAACCGAGATGAGTATAACAGTTTTTTTGTGCTCAATTCCCGTCGGCCTTTTACCCGAACTGTGTCACAGATTCAGAGTTTGCTGGGAGATATTGAATCAACATCAGGGTTGACCATTACACATCTGGTGGTAAATTCCCACCTGATTGAGGAAACAACCGCTGCAATCGTTCAAGAGGGAATAAAACTGGCAGAGGCGGTGAGTGCCGTAACTGCTAAACCGATTGCGTTTATAGCAATCGAACGCCGAGTTCTGGAGGACTTCGATCCGAAGAGTACTGATTATCCAGTGCTGGTATTGGAACGACAGCTTCTGAAGCCCTGGGAACAGAGGAATGATCGTTTAGGTCCGAGGCGTTTTAAAATTTAAGGAGTTAATGTGGGGAGAAAGGCAAAAGTAACAATTGAGAAGAACCGCTGTAAGGGATGTGAACTATGTGTGACTTACTGTCCGAAGCAGGTCTTGGCGATGTCCAAGGAGATTAACGACAAAGGTTACTTCTATGCGCAGGTCGTTAATCAGGATGCATGCATAGCCTGCCGGTTCTGTGGTATGATGTGTCCGGATACGGCAATTGAAATTGCCGTCGAGGAGTCGGAAAAATCGGAGGTGAAGGCAGATGGCTAAAATTCTGATGAAGGGTAATGAGGCAATTGCTGAATCAGCAGTCCGGGCAGGGGGACTTCTCTATTTTGGCTATCCGATTACACCTCAGTCGGAGATTGCAGAATATCTTGCTCACCGGATGCCTGAAGTGGGCGGGGTGTTTCTGCAGATTGAAAGCGAAGTGGCGGTGGCTAATGTGCTCTATGGTGCGGCAGGTGCCGGTGCCCGCGTCTGGACTTCTTCCTCCAGTCCGGGGATCAGTCTGATGATGGAAGCTGTTTCCTATATTGCGGCAGCAGAACTGCCATGTGTGATCGTAAATATTGTGCGCTGCGGGCCCGGACTCGGTGGTATTCTGCCATCACAGGGGGACTATTTTCAGGCGGTCAAAGGGGGCGGACACGGTGATTACCGGTGCCTGGTGCTGGCGCCCTGTTCGGTTCAGGAAGCTGTAGATTTGATGCCGCTGGCGTTTGACCGGGCGGACCGGTATCGTAATCCGGTGATTGTCATTGGTGACGGAATGATCGGGCAGATGATGGAACCAGTGGAGTTCACGGAGCAGCAGTTTCCTCCCTTGCCGCCGAAAGACTGGGCAACAACCGGTTGTAAGGGAAGAAAGCCAAATGTAATTAACTCACTTTATCTGGATCCGGTTGAGGAGGAGAAATTGAATTTCAAACTGGCGGCAAAGTACGAACAGATGAAAAAAAATGAGGTGCGTTATGAGAAATTCCGTACCGACCGGGAGCTTGAGTGTCTGCTGGTGGCTTACGGCACTACGGCGCGAGTGTGTAAAACTGCGATTCAACGACTTGATGATGAGGGGATACCTACAGGACTGCTCAGACCGATTACACTTTTTCCTTTTCCTGAGGAGCCGATCTATGAACTCAGCCAGCGGACACAGTTTCTGTTGAGTGTAGAGATGTCCACCGGTCAGATGGTGGAGGATGTCCGGCTGGCAGTTGGCAGGAGTAAGCCAGTCTATTTTTATGGGCGGGCAGGAGGAATGGTCCCCAGTCCAGAGGAAGTGGTGGATGCGGTGAAGCGGTACATTGCCGGAGGTGGCAGATGAAAGTAATTTTCCGACGTCCGGAGTCGCTGAGTGTGACTCCAACTCACTATTGTCCGGGGTGCACACATGGTATCATTCATCGGCTGATTGCCGAGGTGATTGATGAGTTGGGATTGCGGGAAAAAGCGGTGGGAATTGCTCCGGTTGGCTGTTCCGTGCTGGCATTTAATTATTTCAATTTTGATTTCCAGCAGGCAGCTCATGGTCGGGCACCGGCGGTGGCAACAGGAATTAAAAGGGCGCGACCGGACTTGATTGTCTTTACCTATCAGGGAGATGGAGACCTGGCATCGATCGGGATGAGTGAAATTATTCATGCTGCGAACCGCGGTGAGAAATTTACGGTAGTATTTATCAATAACGCTATTTACGGCATGACCGGGGGGCAGATGGCGCCAACGACGATGCCGGGACAGGTAACGACAACATCCCCGCGGGGGAGAGATGTTAATGATGTGGGTTATCCAATCCGGATGTGTGAGCTGCTCAGCAGTCTGCGTACGCCGGCATTTATTGAACGGGTGGCGGTGCATAATCCCAAGCAGGTAATCAATGCCCGGCGTGCACTAAAATTGGCGTTCAGCTATCAACGGGATCGGGCTTGCTTTACATTCGTGGAGTTTCTGTCAACCTGTCCAACGAACTGGGGAATGTCTCCGGTTCAGGCAACTCGATGGCTGGAGGAGAATATGCTGCCCTATTATCCGGTAAAGAACTTCAAGACGCCGGAATTTACGGAGGGACAAAATGCAGATTGAGACCGTATTTGCCGGATTTGGTGGTCAGGGGGTTATGCTTGCCGGCAGAGTACTGGCAGAGGTGGGTATGAAAATGGGGAAGGAAGTGGTCTGGCTTCCCTCCTATGGTCCGGAAATGAGAGGTGGAACCGCCAATTGTGTGGTGATAATTGCCGATGAACCGATTGCTTCACCGATTATTGCCCATCCACGCGATACGGTGGTAATGAACCGTCCTTCCCTGGAAAAGTTCTGTGCGACACAAAAACCTGGGGGGTATGCTATTGTTAATAGTTCACTGATTAACATTCGACCGGATAGGGATGATATCAGAGTGGTAGAAGTGCCGGCTAATGAAGTTGCGATCGAGGCGGGCAGTGGGAAAGCGGCAAATATGGTGATGCTGGGCGCCTATGTTGGGGCAACGGGCATTGTGCCGGTTGAGGCGATTATCGAACAGATCAAAGAGGAATTTCAAGCTAAAGCAAAGCTGATTCCAGTAAATATTGCTTGCGTCGAGCGTGGTTATAATATCGGCAGAGCTGCTGGATACAACATTTAGCGGTTAATACTTTCACTGTTATTAATAAGTATTGATCTCAGACGCGACAATTTAGTTCTGATACCTACCAAGACGATTAAATTCCAGAGCAAATAGAAATTCTCATATATATTATAGCAATGCCATTTAAGTAATTATTTATCAATAAATTATAATTTTGTTTAGCTTGTTAAATTCTTTTTAATTTTTTCTTGACAAGAACTAAAGTGGGGATATAGTAATTTACAGATATATGAAGTGGATAATTGTGTGGAATTGTGTGGATAACGGGAATGGTGTTGGATGATGGGGTTGGGAAGGTTTATCGGTGAGTTTGAATATACAATTGACGGCAAAGGCAGGCTCGCGGTCCCCGTGGAGTTCCGTAAGAAACTGGGTCCGGATGAGAACAGGTTAATATTTCTTCCCGGACGGTTTCAAACAATAGAAGTCCACCCCTACACCGAATGGAACGACTACGAGGACCGCGTGCTTCGCCATCTTCCTGAGCATACTGAAGAGGCTCAGCGTTTTTTTATTCTGCTTTATTCTCAGGCAGGTGAAGCTACTTTGGATGTTCAGGGGCGGGTACTTTTGCCCAAGCATCTCCGGGAATGGGCGGGAATCAAAAGTAACGTGGTGATTACCGGAGCGGGGAAATTTTTTCTGATCTGGGAACCGGAACGGTATCGCAAGTTTGTCATGGAGTCCATGGCGAATTATCAGCGCGATCGGAATGAAGCGGGGCGTCAGGCTTGGGAGATGATGTTACGTTTTCGCGCCCATGAGCGTAACGACTGAACATGTGCCCGTGCTTGTCGAAAAAGTTGTCAGCCTGTTGAGACCATGTCTGGGTGTGGGAACGGTTATCGATGCGACTGCCGGTGGAGGAGGTCATTTGCGGGCGCTGGCACAGGAGATGCAGAGACTTATCCCTCTCGGGGAACAACGGTGCCGGCTTATTGGCATTGACATTGATGCCACTGCACTCAGATTTGCACAGTCAAGATTAAGCGAGTTCGGTTGCACGTTCATCCGGGGAATGGCTGAAGTCAGTTCTCCGGTTGGTGGTAATCAGTTGTCGATGATTTTGCTGATACAGGCAAATTATGTGAATATGGCTGAGTTGGTAGAACGATTGGGGATCAGGTTGGTAAGCGGCGTGCTGATGGACTTAGGATTGTCCTCCTACCAGCTTCAACCGGAGCGGGGGTTTTCATTCGAGGCGGATGGTCCCCTGGATATGCGTTTTGATCAGCAGAGTTCCAGACCGACCGCAAGGGAGATTTTGCAGGAAGCCAGTATCAATGAGCTTTATTCTTGGTTCAGGGTATATGCCGATGAACCGATGGCGGGCAGAATCAGCCGCCAGATATATGCTGCACGG is a window from the candidate division WOR-3 bacterium genome containing:
- a CDS encoding tail fiber domain-containing protein; this encodes HPYVDSAGGAERVGGLDLSGLDERYVEAGEADAITSGMIADGTIERGDVAADFKAPYADTADYAASAGDAQTLQGMEPDDFAAADHSHPYVDSAGGAERVGGLDLSGLDERYVEAGEADAITSGMIADGAVTMTKIDQAGATAGQVLKWNGSAWAPAADLNDDAWVRDSNQDSVLFTARQLGIARGNADNVLYGALRYTHVNFGVACTTGNSSFDVAYSTVGGGVNNVASAAAATVAGGENNRAAGYMAVVAGGYANRAGGTYASIGGGSNNVSNGNYAAVPGGRDNVASGDYSIVAGGMSDTAAANYSFAGGYNTRVRASADYTFAFGEGCSTSTPRAVVFYHSGGTTKLGVGVQNPQYPIHVQGGAYCDGTSWVDASSRLLKKDIRVLTPEEVKAILEELKRIQVVRFRYKSDIKGEEHIGVIAEDAPELLATPNRDGINTGDAIGFLLAAIQAVCEQNQELRQELEALKAQLQEGR
- a CDS encoding FlgD immunoglobulin-like domain containing protein, yielding MGRRWIALGFLLLTSSWLWAQSYRCDWQVTAVGGGMLAGGYRCGVTVGQTATGLMSGPNLLALAGFWQPEVTTGIAEKDRFWQEGAVANETRLYPVLPNPFSGATRIRYTLNCEQRTLVQICDISGRVVRTLVNSVQPAGTYTLTWDTRDNAGREVAAGIYFCRFSAGGYRRSTKLVLQR
- a CDS encoding cobalamin biosynthesis protein CbiA, producing MSGFSKTGSLAEIAGRPFWFNAENFVAGLRRVSIFAGGYGSGKSEIAVNFALSLTELGTPVTIADLDIVNPYFRSREARQVLEQWGVRVLMPPVTVMETDLPMIGAEIRGAMVSGAGFLILDLGGDPVGARVMASLSHGINRDEYNSFFVLNSRRPFTRTVSQIQSLLGDIESTSGLTITHLVVNSHLIEETTAAIVQEGIKLAEAVSAVTAKPIAFIAIERRVLEDFDPKSTDYPVLVLERQLLKPWEQRNDRLGPRRFKI
- a CDS encoding 4Fe-4S dicluster domain-containing protein — translated: MGRKAKVTIEKNRCKGCELCVTYCPKQVLAMSKEINDKGYFYAQVVNQDACIACRFCGMMCPDTAIEIAVEESEKSEVKADG
- a CDS encoding 3-methyl-2-oxobutanoate dehydrogenase subunit VorB, with amino-acid sequence MAKILMKGNEAIAESAVRAGGLLYFGYPITPQSEIAEYLAHRMPEVGGVFLQIESEVAVANVLYGAAGAGARVWTSSSSPGISLMMEAVSYIAAAELPCVIVNIVRCGPGLGGILPSQGDYFQAVKGGGHGDYRCLVLAPCSVQEAVDLMPLAFDRADRYRNPVIVIGDGMIGQMMEPVEFTEQQFPPLPPKDWATTGCKGRKPNVINSLYLDPVEEEKLNFKLAAKYEQMKKNEVRYEKFRTDRELECLLVAYGTTARVCKTAIQRLDDEGIPTGLLRPITLFPFPEEPIYELSQRTQFLLSVEMSTGQMVEDVRLAVGRSKPVYFYGRAGGMVPSPEEVVDAVKRYIAGGGR
- a CDS encoding thiamine pyrophosphate-dependent enzyme gives rise to the protein MKVIFRRPESLSVTPTHYCPGCTHGIIHRLIAEVIDELGLREKAVGIAPVGCSVLAFNYFNFDFQQAAHGRAPAVATGIKRARPDLIVFTYQGDGDLASIGMSEIIHAANRGEKFTVVFINNAIYGMTGGQMAPTTMPGQVTTTSPRGRDVNDVGYPIRMCELLSSLRTPAFIERVAVHNPKQVINARRALKLAFSYQRDRACFTFVEFLSTCPTNWGMSPVQATRWLEENMLPYYPVKNFKTPEFTEGQNAD
- a CDS encoding 2-oxoacid:acceptor oxidoreductase family protein; translated protein: MQIETVFAGFGGQGVMLAGRVLAEVGMKMGKEVVWLPSYGPEMRGGTANCVVIIADEPIASPIIAHPRDTVVMNRPSLEKFCATQKPGGYAIVNSSLINIRPDRDDIRVVEVPANEVAIEAGSGKAANMVMLGAYVGATGIVPVEAIIEQIKEEFQAKAKLIPVNIACVERGYNIGRAAGYNI
- a CDS encoding transcriptional regulator MraZ, with product MGRFIGEFEYTIDGKGRLAVPVEFRKKLGPDENRLIFLPGRFQTIEVHPYTEWNDYEDRVLRHLPEHTEEAQRFFILLYSQAGEATLDVQGRVLLPKHLREWAGIKSNVVITGAGKFFLIWEPERYRKFVMESMANYQRDRNEAGRQAWEMMLRFRAHERND
- the rsmH gene encoding 16S rRNA (cytosine(1402)-N(4))-methyltransferase RsmH, coding for MSVTTEHVPVLVEKVVSLLRPCLGVGTVIDATAGGGGHLRALAQEMQRLIPLGEQRCRLIGIDIDATALRFAQSRLSEFGCTFIRGMAEVSSPVGGNQLSMILLIQANYVNMAELVERLGIRLVSGVLMDLGLSSYQLQPERGFSFEADGPLDMRFDQQSSRPTAREILQEASINELYSWFRVYADEPMAGRISRQIYAARKDIRTTGDLVKVVGKVIPPRRLRKTLARIFQALRIVVNNEIENLRLGLKAAIRLLMPGGRLVVICYQSGEDRCFKEMYREHRGELLLLTRKPLYPDADEVFANPRARSARLRAVEKTESITDKRN